A single genomic interval of Flavihumibacter rivuli harbors:
- a CDS encoding TonB-dependent receptor family protein, whose product MNRFVMISALLLAGMGLKAQEMAAGSNEPHPKEDTAKPKMSYLQEITVVGRGSKSDIQQMPEIVGTSIYAGKKNALIVMDNVQGNVVTNTMRQVMAKVPGIHVWESDGSGIQIGIAARGLSPNRSWEFNVRQNGYDIAADPFGYPEAYYNPQLQAVQRIEVVRGQGALQYGPQFGGMVNYILRNGSEFNKPFQFETQQTIGSYGLFNSYNAIGGETAKFHYYGFFDHRNADGWRQNGQYYTNNGFGTFTWKFNPKFSLTAEVMHHHMRQQQPGGLTDADFNKDARQSFRSRNWFDIKWTTAALIGNYKIDENQRINVKLFGMFGDRNSVGYLRAINVKDSINAATMDYNNRTVDIDQYRNFGMEARYLGDYYLGKMRNTLSGGIRLYKGNTDRFRDGKGTTGSGYDVTLVDGIWPRDIDFESQNAAVFVENIFRLSDKFIIVPGVRYEWLKGTAGGRNGYASDGSEILLVDQEKSRGFFLAGVGTEYHVTEKTEFYGNITQAYRPIQFADLTTPPTTDVIDPNLTDAKGFNADLGYRGKIKDFLFFDASVYYLQYNDRIGSITQQRQDGSFYNYRTNVGDSRSKGFEGLVEFSPVKAFLGNTKPYDLSLFASYSYNDARYESLKVVVREGSNLVEKNLKNNYVENAPMNILRAGITATYKGLVLTGQLSYVDRAYADANNTVTPSANGQNGLIPSYTIGDIAATYTINKQFNIKAGVNNIADTRYFTRRAGGYPGPGLLPADGRNFFVSFGARF is encoded by the coding sequence ATGAACAGATTTGTAATGATAAGTGCCCTGCTCCTCGCGGGTATGGGCTTGAAAGCACAGGAAATGGCTGCCGGCTCCAATGAACCTCATCCTAAGGAAGATACAGCGAAGCCCAAAATGAGCTACCTGCAGGAGATCACTGTGGTAGGTCGTGGTAGCAAGTCCGATATCCAGCAGATGCCAGAGATAGTAGGCACCTCGATATATGCAGGCAAGAAGAATGCCCTGATCGTGATGGATAATGTACAGGGAAATGTGGTGACCAATACCATGCGCCAGGTGATGGCCAAGGTGCCGGGTATCCATGTATGGGAAAGTGATGGCAGTGGTATCCAGATCGGTATCGCGGCCCGTGGGTTGAGTCCCAACCGCAGCTGGGAATTCAACGTTCGCCAGAATGGTTATGATATTGCCGCCGACCCCTTCGGTTATCCTGAAGCCTATTACAACCCGCAGTTGCAGGCCGTACAAAGGATCGAAGTGGTAAGGGGACAGGGCGCGCTGCAGTATGGCCCGCAGTTTGGTGGCATGGTGAACTATATCCTCCGCAATGGCAGTGAGTTCAACAAGCCCTTCCAGTTCGAGACCCAGCAGACCATCGGCAGCTATGGCTTGTTCAACAGCTATAATGCCATTGGGGGTGAAACAGCAAAGTTCCATTACTATGGTTTTTTTGACCACAGGAATGCAGATGGCTGGAGGCAGAATGGTCAATATTATACCAATAATGGATTCGGAACCTTCACCTGGAAGTTCAATCCGAAGTTCAGCCTGACCGCAGAAGTGATGCACCACCACATGCGCCAGCAACAGCCGGGAGGCCTGACTGACGCTGATTTCAACAAGGATGCGCGCCAGAGCTTCCGTTCCCGCAACTGGTTCGATATCAAGTGGACCACGGCTGCTTTGATCGGTAATTACAAGATCGATGAGAACCAGCGCATCAATGTGAAGTTGTTCGGCATGTTTGGCGACAGGAATAGCGTGGGTTACCTAAGGGCGATCAATGTGAAGGATTCCATCAATGCCGCTACGATGGATTACAATAACCGTACCGTGGATATTGACCAGTACAGGAATTTTGGAATGGAAGCCCGTTACCTCGGTGATTATTACCTGGGTAAGATGCGCAACACCCTCAGCGGTGGCATCAGGCTCTACAAGGGCAATACCGATCGCTTCCGCGATGGCAAGGGTACAACCGGTTCTGGTTATGATGTTACCCTCGTAGATGGTATCTGGCCCCGTGATATTGATTTTGAATCACAGAATGCGGCGGTTTTCGTGGAGAATATTTTCAGGTTGAGTGATAAGTTCATCATTGTGCCCGGCGTAAGGTATGAGTGGTTGAAGGGAACAGCGGGTGGCCGTAACGGTTATGCCAGCGATGGATCCGAGATCCTGCTGGTAGACCAGGAGAAGAGCCGCGGGTTCTTCCTGGCCGGTGTGGGAACAGAATACCATGTTACCGAGAAGACCGAGTTCTATGGTAATATTACCCAGGCTTACCGTCCCATCCAGTTTGCCGACCTCACCACGCCGCCCACTACAGATGTGATCGATCCGAACCTGACCGATGCAAAAGGTTTCAATGCCGACCTGGGCTACCGTGGTAAGATCAAGGACTTCCTGTTCTTTGATGCGAGTGTGTACTACCTGCAATACAATGACAGGATTGGTTCTATTACCCAGCAGCGCCAGGATGGAAGTTTCTATAACTACCGTACCAATGTGGGCGACAGCCGCAGCAAGGGTTTCGAGGGATTGGTGGAATTCAGCCCGGTAAAGGCCTTCCTTGGTAATACCAAGCCTTATGACCTGAGCCTCTTCGCATCTTATTCTTATAATGATGCGCGTTATGAGAGCCTGAAGGTGGTGGTAAGGGAAGGTTCCAACCTGGTGGAGAAGAACCTGAAGAACAACTATGTGGAGAATGCCCCCATGAATATCCTGAGGGCAGGTATCACGGCTACTTATAAGGGCCTTGTGTTGACCGGACAGCTGAGCTATGTTGACCGGGCTTATGCAGATGCCAATAATACGGTTACGCCCAGTGCCAATGGCCAGAATGGTTTGATCCCTTCCTATACGATCGGTGATATCGCTGCTACCTATACCATCAACAAGCAGTTCAATATCAAGGCCGGTGTAAACAATATTGCCGACACCAGGTATTTCACCCGTCGTGCCGGTGGTTATCCCGGTCCGGGCCTCCTGCCAGCAGACGGAAGGAATTTCTTTGTCTCTTTCGGTGCAAGGTTCTAA
- the ileS gene encoding isoleucine--tRNA ligase, with the protein MAAKYREFQQLNLPSIEKEILAKWTEKQAFEKSVSVREGATPFVFYEGPPSANGMPGIHHVISRTLKDLVCRYKTMRGFQVQRKGGWDTHGLPIELGVEKELGITKEDIGKTISIEAYNQKCREAVLRFKDKWDELTNKMGYWVDLNDPYITFDNNYIETLWWCMQQLYKKGLLYKSVSIQPYSPAAGTGLSSHELNQPGTYKDVKDTSAVAMFKAVQDAKSQFLFDVATSEVFFLAWTTTPWTLPSNLGLTVGPNIEYVLVKTFNPYTHLPINVVLAKPLLGKYFKPEGENGDFDGYTAETKLLPWSILASFKGSQLEECRYEQLLPYEANSAANAGGDPFRVLCDTFVTTEDGTGIVHTAPAFGADDYKVGKKYGIGILIMVDREGKFVDGLGEFSGRYVKNYKDDPNYVDVNVDISVKLKKENRAFKVEKYEHSYPHCWRTDKPVLYYPLDAWFIRTTAIKDRMVELNKTINWKPKTTGEGRFGNWLENMVDWNLSRSRYWGTPLPIWRTEDGTEEKCIGSIAELNAEIRKANEVLGGDINKHYLHDGILDLHKPYVDEVILVSDSGKPMRREPDLVDVWFDSGAMPYAQWGLDQEKLAAGDPRPFKAPFEKSFPADFIAEGVDQTRGWFYTLHALGALLFDSVAYKTVVSNGLVLDKNGNKMSKRLGNVVNPFETIDQFGADSTRWYLITNASPWDSLKFDLDGIKEVQRKFFGTLYNTYQFFALYANVDGFAFKEAYIPLDQRPEIDRWILSSLNTLVQEATAAFDDYEPTIAGRLIEDFVDEHLSNWYVRLCRRRFWKGEYEHDKICAYQTLYECLETIARLMAPVSPFFADWLFNNLNEVSGRFTEESVHHVLYPVADQSKVDKQLEERMQMAQDASSLVLSLRKKVNIKVRQPLQRVLIPVLNPAMKGQLEKVEDLIKTEVNVKEIQYLTDSDGFIKKKIKPNFQALGKKLGGKMKAVSAAIAAFTQEDISRLEKEGIYSLEIDSEPLILQLHEVEITSEDIPGWMVSSKGALTVALDVTVTPELEKEGNARELVNRIQKIRKDNGYELTDRIAVKVADSGELAAAIREFGTYIRSEVLADELQLVDNLENGVAIEVNEQNIKVWVARSAQS; encoded by the coding sequence ATGGCTGCGAAGTACAGGGAGTTTCAGCAATTGAACCTGCCATCAATTGAAAAGGAAATTTTGGCCAAATGGACTGAAAAACAGGCCTTTGAGAAAAGTGTGAGCGTGCGCGAAGGGGCTACTCCTTTTGTATTCTATGAAGGTCCGCCCAGTGCGAACGGTATGCCCGGCATCCACCACGTGATCTCCAGGACCCTGAAGGACCTGGTTTGCCGCTATAAGACCATGCGCGGATTCCAGGTGCAGCGCAAGGGCGGCTGGGATACCCATGGACTGCCCATTGAACTGGGGGTGGAGAAGGAATTGGGCATTACCAAGGAAGACATCGGCAAGACCATCTCCATTGAAGCCTATAACCAGAAATGCCGCGAGGCCGTACTGCGCTTCAAGGACAAGTGGGATGAACTGACCAATAAGATGGGCTATTGGGTTGACCTGAACGATCCCTATATCACCTTCGATAATAACTATATCGAAACCCTCTGGTGGTGCATGCAGCAGCTGTACAAGAAAGGACTCCTCTACAAGAGTGTTTCCATCCAGCCATATTCACCCGCCGCAGGTACAGGCCTGAGTTCCCATGAACTCAACCAGCCCGGCACCTATAAGGATGTAAAGGATACCAGCGCCGTAGCCATGTTCAAGGCAGTGCAAGATGCGAAGAGCCAGTTCCTCTTTGATGTAGCCACTTCGGAAGTGTTCTTCCTGGCCTGGACGACCACGCCATGGACCCTTCCTTCCAACCTCGGCCTGACCGTGGGGCCCAATATTGAGTATGTGTTGGTAAAGACCTTCAATCCCTATACCCATCTCCCGATCAACGTTGTCCTGGCCAAACCCTTGCTGGGCAAGTATTTCAAGCCGGAAGGCGAGAACGGTGATTTCGATGGCTATACCGCGGAGACCAAGTTGCTGCCCTGGTCCATCCTGGCCAGCTTCAAGGGAAGCCAGCTGGAAGAATGCCGTTATGAGCAATTGCTGCCTTATGAGGCCAATAGCGCGGCCAATGCAGGCGGCGATCCCTTCAGGGTGCTCTGTGATACATTCGTTACCACAGAAGATGGTACCGGTATCGTGCACACCGCCCCGGCCTTTGGTGCGGATGACTATAAGGTGGGCAAGAAATATGGTATCGGCATCCTCATCATGGTGGACCGCGAAGGAAAGTTCGTGGATGGACTCGGTGAGTTCAGCGGCCGCTATGTCAAGAACTATAAGGATGACCCGAACTACGTGGATGTGAACGTGGATATCAGTGTGAAGCTGAAGAAGGAGAACCGTGCCTTCAAGGTAGAAAAATACGAGCACAGCTATCCCCATTGCTGGAGGACCGATAAGCCGGTATTGTATTATCCTTTGGATGCATGGTTCATCAGGACCACGGCGATCAAGGACAGGATGGTGGAACTGAACAAGACCATCAACTGGAAACCCAAGACGACCGGCGAGGGCAGGTTTGGCAACTGGCTGGAGAATATGGTGGACTGGAACCTGAGCCGCAGCCGTTATTGGGGAACGCCCCTGCCGATCTGGAGGACAGAAGACGGTACAGAAGAGAAGTGCATCGGTTCCATTGCAGAACTGAATGCAGAGATCCGCAAGGCCAATGAAGTGCTGGGCGGGGATATCAATAAGCACTACTTACATGATGGCATCCTTGACCTGCATAAACCCTATGTGGATGAAGTGATCCTGGTGAGTGATAGTGGCAAGCCCATGCGTCGCGAGCCGGACCTGGTGGATGTTTGGTTTGACAGTGGCGCCATGCCTTATGCGCAGTGGGGCCTCGACCAGGAAAAACTGGCCGCAGGCGATCCCAGGCCCTTCAAGGCTCCATTCGAAAAGAGTTTCCCAGCGGACTTTATCGCTGAAGGCGTAGACCAGACCCGTGGTTGGTTCTATACCCTGCATGCCTTGGGAGCGCTCCTGTTCGACAGTGTGGCCTACAAGACCGTGGTGTCGAATGGCCTGGTGCTGGATAAGAACGGCAACAAGATGAGTAAGCGTTTGGGCAATGTGGTGAACCCCTTCGAGACCATCGACCAGTTCGGGGCCGATAGCACCCGTTGGTACCTGATCACCAACGCTTCACCCTGGGATAGCCTGAAATTTGACCTGGATGGCATCAAGGAAGTGCAACGCAAGTTCTTTGGTACCTTATATAATACCTACCAGTTCTTCGCCCTTTATGCCAATGTGGATGGTTTCGCCTTTAAGGAAGCCTATATCCCGCTGGACCAAAGGCCGGAGATCGATCGCTGGATCCTTTCTTCCCTCAATACCCTGGTGCAGGAAGCCACCGCGGCCTTCGATGATTACGAGCCTACCATTGCAGGTCGTTTGATCGAGGACTTCGTGGATGAGCACCTGAGCAACTGGTATGTACGCCTTTGCCGCAGGAGGTTCTGGAAAGGCGAGTACGAGCATGATAAGATCTGTGCCTACCAGACCCTGTATGAGTGCCTGGAGACCATCGCCCGCCTGATGGCGCCCGTTTCGCCCTTCTTTGCCGACTGGTTATTCAATAACCTGAACGAGGTGAGTGGAAGGTTCACGGAGGAGTCGGTGCACCATGTATTGTATCCCGTTGCCGACCAGTCAAAAGTGGACAAGCAGCTGGAAGAAAGGATGCAGATGGCGCAGGATGCCTCGTCACTGGTATTGTCCTTGCGTAAGAAGGTGAATATTAAGGTTCGCCAGCCTTTACAGCGGGTATTGATCCCTGTTTTGAACCCTGCCATGAAGGGTCAGCTGGAGAAGGTGGAAGATCTTATTAAGACAGAAGTTAATGTGAAGGAGATCCAATACCTGACCGATTCCGATGGCTTCATTAAAAAGAAGATCAAGCCTAATTTCCAGGCCCTGGGTAAGAAGTTGGGTGGTAAAATGAAAGCGGTGAGCGCAGCCATTGCGGCTTTCACCCAGGAAGATATTTCGAGGTTGGAAAAAGAAGGTATTTATTCTTTGGAAATTGATAGCGAACCCTTAATATTACAACTTCATGAAGTGGAGATAACCAGTGAGGATATCCCTGGCTGGATGGTGAGTTCGAAGGGGGCATTGACGGTTGCACTCGATGTAACGGTGACCCCGGAACTGGAGAAGGAAGGGAACGCGAGGGAACTGGTGAACAGGATCCAGAAGATCAGGAAGGACAATGGGTATGAGCTGACCGACAGGATCGCGGTGAAAGTGGCTGATTCGGGAGAATTGGCGGCGGCAATCAGGGAGTTTGGGACCTATATCCGTTCGGAGGTATTGGCGGATGAACTGCAGCTGGTGGATAACCTTGAAAATGGTGTGGCTATTGAGGTGAATGAGCAAAACATAAAAGTCTGGGTTGCCCGGTCGGCCCAGTCCTGA
- the hemN gene encoding oxygen-independent coproporphyrinogen III oxidase: MVTEALLEQYNQPVPRYTSYPTVPFWQEGLDADAWKSIFRDRFAAINQADGISLYLHLPYCESLCTYCGCNKKITTNHSVEEEYIRALLKEWESYRRLMGSQPVIREIHLGGGTPTFFSPRNLEWLISTLLKDSIIHPDHSFSIEGHPNNTTREHLQTLFDLGFRRISYGVQDNDPIVQFIINRIQPFENVARATEQAREIGFTSVNFDLIYGLPRQTIEGMTQTLEQCISLRPDRVAFYSYAHVPWTSRGQRLFDESDLPNAELKMNLYRLGKERFAQHGYVDIGMDHFSTREDELFIAREAGWLHRNFMGYTTQKSGLLLGLGVSSISDAYWGYAQNHKTIHDYLSAVNEGELAVTKGCLLSEEDARFRKYILDISCQGRTAFEAEDLETLAQYSFPKLRSLAADGLVEWDEEGAALTPLGHHFIRNVCSAFDLYLQRNKSKNEKPLFSKAI; the protein is encoded by the coding sequence ATGGTAACAGAGGCTTTACTGGAGCAATACAACCAACCCGTTCCCCGCTATACCAGCTACCCTACCGTTCCCTTCTGGCAGGAAGGACTGGATGCTGACGCCTGGAAATCAATCTTCCGCGACCGTTTTGCCGCCATCAACCAGGCCGATGGCATCAGCCTCTATCTCCACCTCCCCTATTGCGAGTCGCTCTGCACCTATTGCGGCTGCAACAAGAAGATCACCACCAACCATTCCGTTGAGGAAGAATATATCCGTGCCCTGCTGAAGGAATGGGAGAGCTATCGCCGCCTGATGGGCAGCCAACCCGTGATCAGGGAGATCCACCTGGGTGGCGGCACGCCTACTTTCTTCTCACCCAGGAACCTCGAATGGCTGATCAGTACCTTGCTGAAAGATTCCATCATCCATCCCGACCATAGCTTCAGTATCGAAGGCCATCCCAACAATACCACCAGGGAACACCTGCAGACCTTATTTGACCTGGGTTTCAGGCGGATCAGCTACGGGGTGCAGGACAATGACCCCATCGTGCAATTCATCATCAACCGAATCCAGCCTTTCGAGAATGTGGCGAGGGCAACGGAACAGGCCAGGGAGATCGGTTTCACTTCGGTCAACTTCGACCTCATCTATGGACTGCCCAGGCAGACCATCGAAGGCATGACCCAGACCCTTGAACAATGCATCAGCCTGCGGCCCGACCGGGTAGCTTTCTATAGTTATGCGCATGTGCCCTGGACCAGCAGGGGCCAGCGCTTGTTCGATGAATCCGACCTGCCCAATGCAGAATTGAAGATGAACTTGTACCGATTAGGGAAAGAACGCTTTGCGCAACACGGTTATGTAGATATCGGGATGGACCATTTCTCCACGAGGGAAGACGAGCTGTTCATCGCGAGGGAAGCCGGCTGGCTACACCGCAACTTCATGGGCTATACCACGCAGAAAAGCGGACTGCTGCTGGGTTTGGGCGTTTCCAGCATCAGTGATGCCTATTGGGGGTATGCGCAAAACCACAAGACCATCCACGACTACCTGTCAGCAGTAAACGAAGGGGAATTGGCCGTGACCAAGGGCTGCCTCTTATCAGAAGAAGATGCCCGCTTCAGGAAGTATATCCTTGATATCAGTTGCCAGGGAAGAACAGCTTTTGAAGCAGAAGACCTCGAAACCCTTGCCCAATACAGTTTCCCGAAACTCCGCTCCCTTGCGGCAGATGGATTGGTGGAATGGGATGAAGAAGGCGCGGCACTCACGCCACTGGGACATCATTTCATCCGGAATGTCTGCAGTGCTTTCGACCTCTACCTCCAGCGCAACAAGAGTAAGAATGAAAAGCCGCTATTCAGTAAGGCTATTTAA
- the hemA gene encoding glutamyl-tRNA reductase, with amino-acid sequence MLRNFTVTTINPSHIDHFFAAGINYKKSDAVVRSRFSVGPDQYAQLLETAKAEGIREVFVLSTCNRTEIYGYCRDAAQLENLLCSVTEGDIAEFRSISYQHRGKDAVNHLFRVAAGLDSQILGDYEIVGQLKQAVKYAKEQGTIGPFIERLFNQVLQSSKLVKNTTKLSGGTVSVAFAAIQYLKEKVADVAEKKVLLIGTGKIGRNTCKNVFDYLGCTEVTLMNRTFAKAAELATELGARAVDMEQLDAETKAADIIIVSTNSTSPILFPEQINEGKKQWVIDLSIPNNVHHDVAKVAQTELVNVDELSRMKDETLAMRQAEVPKAQAIIDQQMAEFIEWLDLRKQFAVLKTVKRRLQEISSQEHFQLSFRNTVETDRIQQVLNNMAVKMRQRNERGCQYLEAINDFMTFGSN; translated from the coding sequence TTGCTGCGCAATTTTACCGTGACCACTATTAACCCCTCACATATCGACCATTTCTTCGCAGCGGGCATCAACTATAAAAAGTCTGATGCAGTGGTGAGAAGCCGTTTTTCCGTTGGTCCCGACCAATATGCCCAACTGCTCGAAACAGCGAAGGCTGAGGGTATCCGTGAGGTGTTTGTATTGTCCACCTGCAACCGTACCGAGATCTATGGGTATTGTAGGGACGCAGCCCAGCTGGAGAACTTACTCTGTTCCGTAACCGAAGGCGATATCGCTGAGTTCCGTTCGATCTCCTACCAACACAGGGGCAAGGATGCTGTCAACCACCTCTTCAGGGTGGCAGCAGGACTGGATTCCCAGATCCTCGGCGACTACGAGATCGTGGGCCAGCTGAAGCAGGCGGTAAAATATGCCAAGGAGCAGGGCACCATCGGACCCTTCATCGAGAGGTTGTTCAACCAGGTGCTGCAGTCTTCCAAGCTGGTGAAGAATACCACCAAGCTGAGTGGCGGTACGGTATCCGTTGCCTTCGCAGCCATCCAGTACCTGAAAGAAAAAGTTGCCGATGTGGCCGAGAAGAAAGTATTGCTGATCGGCACCGGTAAGATCGGAAGGAATACCTGCAAGAATGTATTCGATTACCTGGGCTGTACCGAGGTGACCCTGATGAACAGGACCTTTGCCAAGGCCGCAGAACTGGCTACCGAACTGGGCGCCAGGGCAGTGGACATGGAGCAGCTCGATGCGGAAACAAAAGCAGCAGACATCATCATCGTTTCCACCAATTCAACCAGCCCGATCCTTTTCCCGGAACAGATCAACGAAGGAAAGAAGCAATGGGTGATCGATCTTTCCATCCCCAATAATGTTCACCACGATGTAGCGAAAGTGGCACAGACCGAGCTGGTGAACGTGGATGAATTATCCAGGATGAAGGATGAGACCCTCGCCATGCGCCAGGCCGAAGTGCCCAAGGCCCAGGCCATCATTGACCAGCAGATGGCGGAATTCATTGAGTGGCTCGACCTGCGCAAGCAGTTTGCCGTACTCAAGACCGTTAAACGCAGGCTGCAGGAGATCAGCAGCCAGGAGCATTTCCAGCTTTCCTTCAGGAATACAGTAGAAACGGACCGCATACAACAGGTCCTCAACAATATGGCCGTTAAAATGCGGCAACGCAACGAAAGAGGATGTCAGTATCTTGAGGCCATCAACGATTTCATGACATTCGGTTCCAATTAA
- the hemC gene encoding hydroxymethylbilane synthase: MQRILRIGTRDSQLAVWQATTVQSLLAANGIQAELVYIKSEGDLDLHTPLYAMGVQGVFTRALDSALLNDRIDIAVHSMKDVPVQLAIGIEEAAVLERASHKDILVYKEDATFLDHLQSYAVIATSSIRRKAQWLNRYPNHRIENLRGNVNTRLRKVAESDWNGAIFAAAGLERIALRPEQTIDLDWMLPAPAQGAIMVVARANDPYALEACAPLNHQDTATCVKQERSFLSALMGGCSTPISAFARMEKGALHFTGSVLSADGADKLEIERIESDPALFASIGSNAAKELIQRGADQIIKKFRQNG; encoded by the coding sequence ATGCAACGAATTTTAAGGATCGGTACAAGGGATAGCCAATTGGCCGTATGGCAGGCTACTACCGTTCAGTCATTACTGGCCGCCAATGGCATCCAGGCCGAATTGGTCTACATCAAGAGCGAGGGCGACCTCGACCTCCACACGCCCCTCTATGCCATGGGCGTGCAAGGCGTATTTACCCGTGCCCTGGACAGCGCCTTGCTCAACGACCGCATTGATATTGCCGTGCATTCCATGAAGGATGTGCCCGTGCAACTGGCCATCGGCATTGAAGAGGCGGCCGTCCTGGAACGCGCCTCCCATAAGGATATCCTCGTGTACAAGGAAGATGCCACCTTCCTGGACCATCTGCAGAGCTATGCCGTGATCGCTACGTCCAGCATCCGGCGCAAGGCGCAATGGCTGAACCGTTATCCTAACCATCGCATCGAGAACCTCCGCGGGAATGTGAATACGCGCCTGAGGAAAGTGGCCGAAAGCGATTGGAATGGGGCCATCTTTGCAGCGGCGGGACTGGAACGCATTGCCCTCCGGCCCGAGCAAACCATTGACCTCGACTGGATGCTGCCCGCACCGGCACAGGGCGCCATCATGGTGGTGGCCCGCGCCAACGACCCCTACGCCCTGGAAGCCTGTGCACCTTTGAACCACCAGGACACTGCCACCTGCGTGAAGCAGGAACGCAGTTTCCTCTCCGCATTGATGGGCGGTTGCTCCACCCCGATCAGCGCCTTCGCGAGGATGGAAAAGGGTGCCCTTCATTTTACAGGAAGTGTATTGTCGGCCGATGGTGCAGATAAACTGGAAATAGAACGGATAGAAAGCGACCCTGCCCTATTCGCCTCCATTGGCAGTAATGCGGCAAAGGAACTTATCCAAAGAGGCGCCGACCAGATCATCAAAAAGTTCAGGCAAAATGGCTAA
- the hemH gene encoding ferrochelatase has protein sequence MTKRGIVLMNLGSPDSTAVKDVRRYLDEFLMDERVIDVPYLLRLLLVKGIIVPFRSPKSAKAYASIWTKEGSPLIVLTKQLQEALQQQVSEPVTIAMRYGNPSPQAAYDELMKRVPGLEEVVLVPLYPHYAMSSYETAVEYAKEQHQKFNYPFKLTIIDPYYKEPNYIDALAESIKPYVDKDFDHILFSYHGVPERHIHKGDITGNHCLKVENCCAVDSPAHKQCYRHQCLVTTQLVAEKLGIPNDKFSFSFQSRLGRDEWLKPYTAKRFEEMPGEGIKKLLVACPAFVSDCLETLEEIAEEGKEEFLHAGGESFEMIPCLNVHPLWVKAIVGYVTNA, from the coding sequence ATGACCAAACGTGGTATAGTTCTGATGAACCTGGGATCGCCGGATTCCACTGCTGTCAAGGATGTCCGCCGTTACCTGGATGAGTTCCTGATGGATGAAAGGGTGATCGATGTTCCTTATCTCCTGCGCCTCCTGCTGGTAAAGGGGATCATTGTTCCTTTTCGTTCCCCCAAATCGGCCAAGGCTTATGCGTCTATCTGGACCAAGGAAGGGTCTCCCCTGATCGTCTTGACCAAACAATTGCAGGAAGCCCTCCAGCAGCAGGTGAGCGAGCCCGTTACCATCGCCATGCGTTATGGCAATCCCTCGCCCCAGGCGGCTTACGATGAGTTGATGAAACGGGTACCCGGACTGGAAGAAGTGGTGTTGGTGCCGCTCTATCCGCATTATGCCATGAGTAGTTATGAAACAGCGGTGGAGTATGCGAAGGAGCAACACCAAAAGTTCAACTATCCATTCAAGCTGACCATTATCGATCCTTACTATAAGGAGCCCAACTATATTGATGCACTGGCCGAAAGCATAAAACCCTACGTGGACAAGGATTTCGACCACATCCTCTTCAGTTACCATGGGGTTCCCGAACGCCATATCCATAAGGGTGATATCACCGGCAACCATTGCCTGAAAGTGGAGAATTGCTGTGCGGTGGATTCACCCGCGCACAAGCAGTGTTACCGTCACCAGTGTCTGGTAACGACCCAACTGGTTGCGGAGAAATTGGGTATCCCCAATGACAAGTTCAGCTTCTCCTTCCAGTCGAGGCTGGGTCGTGACGAATGGCTGAAACCCTATACCGCCAAGCGTTTTGAGGAAATGCCGGGTGAAGGCATCAAGAAACTGCTGGTGGCTTGTCCGGCTTTCGTGAGCGATTGCCTGGAGACCCTGGAAGAGATCGCGGAAGAAGGCAAGGAAGAATTCCTGCATGCCGGTGGGGAAAGCTTTGAGATGATCCCCTGCCTGAATGTGCATCCGCTCTGGGTAAAGGCCATCGTGGGGTATGTTACTAATGCGTAA
- a CDS encoding CopD family protein, whose protein sequence is MYYYLKALHIIFVVTWFAGMFYMPRLFIYATEAGEQQPEARDILRSQFAVMMKRLWYGITWPSAVLTLIFGTTVLLKGDWDMIVFQPGGRWLLIKLLLVAGLYFYHFTLHHIFQQQMKGVFRYSSQQLRVWNEVATIFLIAIVMLVTVKESMSMVWGLAGLILFIIVLMSAIKIYKGIREKKNS, encoded by the coding sequence ATGTACTATTACCTTAAAGCGCTCCATATCATTTTCGTGGTGACCTGGTTTGCGGGCATGTTCTATATGCCGCGTTTGTTCATCTATGCTACAGAAGCGGGAGAGCAGCAACCGGAAGCAAGGGATATCCTTCGTTCACAGTTCGCCGTTATGATGAAGCGCTTGTGGTATGGCATCACCTGGCCATCGGCCGTGTTGACCCTGATCTTCGGGACAACGGTCCTGCTCAAGGGCGATTGGGACATGATCGTGTTCCAGCCGGGAGGAAGATGGTTACTGATCAAGCTGCTGCTGGTGGCTGGACTTTACTTTTACCATTTTACCCTGCACCATATCTTCCAACAACAGATGAAAGGGGTATTCCGCTACAGTTCGCAACAGTTAAGGGTTTGGAACGAAGTGGCCACCATCTTCCTCATCGCGATCGTGATGCTGGTGACAGTGAAGGAAAGCATGAGCATGGTATGGGGACTCGCCGGATTGATTCTCTTCATCATCGTCCTGATGAGTGCCATTAAGATCTACAAGGGCATCAGGGAGAAGAAAAATTCCTGA